The window TCCAATATGCCTACCTCAATAAAAGGgataaatatttcattgtaaGTGTAACTCAAAACAGTTtagttatattaaatataattaaaaactTTGAGATGTTTTATGCCCAGAAATAACTTTTACCTTCCAGCCAAGCCCTTTTGACCTTTCAGCAAACGAGGGCAGCATAACAGACATGGTAAGAAAAAGAATCTACACAGAGATGCTCACCCCTCTAACATTCCTGTTTTTCCTTAAAGCAGAAATCAACCTTGGCTACCAGAAGGTATTCTAGAGCTGAATGCTGTAGTATCATTATCTCTTCACAATCTCAAGTCCcattactaaaaaaaaaccccaaaatcccagagtttATTCTATGAGATACGGCAGGTACTCACCATACTCCATCATCATGTGAATCACATGGAAAGGAGCCCAACAGACTGCAAAGAGAAACACCACTGTCACCATCATAACAATTGCTCGCTTCTTCTTCCTGAAATTGCACCAAGAATTCCACACTGAATCACTGGGAACTGGCTGGCAGTTACATATCTCTCTTCAAGTTAGATCTGTGACTGTGTGCTGATGGCTGCAGATTCAAATAAAACCCTCAAGCAAAGCTCAGAAGTACACAATCcccttggaaagaaaaaaatgcatcatCATATAACTCTAGcactttatttctcttttttgggaCAGCAGCATGACATTAGCACATCTTGCAAGGCATTTTCAACTCTCTTCAGGAGGAAtaaaaaagtcaggaaaaaagctttctaAAAGTCAAAGTTCCAAGTGCATTTTACTTACAAACCTTGATATTTTAGACATTTCGCTCCCATGAATTGTTTGAAGAACTGAAGCATCTCCCACTCGTTTCTTAATCCAGAGTTCATAGCCAATTTTAGTGTACAAAAAAAGCATCAGCATCagtggaagaaggaaaagtatAACAAGAATAAAGGTCGTATAGATCTTCTGATAAATGGGACTGGCCCATTCTTCCAAGCAACAAACATGAACTTTTTCATATAGAAAGTCATATTTAACCTGTAACATATGCAAAGAAGATGAGTCACTAAGGTGCTTATCCCAAGTGCAAATCCCAAGCACATTCAGATATTCCTTGCTCTTAATGGAACAACCAAAATTCCACAGATATTTCAGAGTGACAAAATTCTTTCAAGCATTTTTCCAATCAAATATTGAGTTCAATCCAAATTGACAAAGGGAGGTGGGGAGAGGCTCTGGTTTGCACTTCAGAGGAGACCTTGGCTACACGTTTTGCAAGTAAAGATGGATGTAGAGAAACCTCACATATTAGCCACTttaccaaacaaaaaaaattattaacattCAGACTCACAAGCAGCAGATTCTGCCAAGTCTTCTGCCTAACCTCCAAACAGGGGTGGTAACTCATCAGCTATAATGAGGAGCTGATTAATTCTAAACTAAGCACAGTTCTTCCGGATGTTGGGGAGCACTGTGTCATCCTGAAACAGCAATCTAAGCCCTCTATTCCTTGTGCCAGTGCAAGAGAAATCCACAGTGGAAGTCACAGATGTAATTACTCTTCTTTGATGTACTTAGGGAGAGTAGGCATGACTAGTCCCTGTTTGTATTCCCTCTTCCACAGGACATGCAAGCTCTAATCCTTAGCCCTTCCCAGGCTAGCACACAGAACCAAAGCTCTACCTCCCTTATCCCCCTCTAATTTCACAGGAGTTGATTCAATTTCACCTAAAAGTACAGGAAGATCCAGCAAGGACTGAGTTTAACAAGCAAATCCCCATTTGACCTACCTCAAGCCGTTGCACGTACCACATGGGTGACCCAACAATGAGAGCCAGCAACCAGACTATGCCTGtaaacaaacatattttttcataCTTGGTCCAACAAGCAGGATTTGGTATGAACAGTTCAACAGCTTTGAAAAGTCAGGCAAGGTAGAAAACTGTAGCAAATAATAAAGTTTCCTATGAAGTATTCATCAGTCAAACACTCACGTCAATAACAGCATGCTCTCTTGACATCAGACTTCTGTCTCTCAAACTACCTCCATTTATTGATATTCCACAGGGAAAAGCACTTAATCTGCATAAGGAGCATTAAATAAACCTCTTTGTGTAACAATGGAAGGGTCATTTCCCTGTGACATTTCTTAAGCAGCACTTGCACATTTTgagcttttcttgaaaaaaataaaaccaaaaaaaccaaaataaatggCTGCTAAGGGCTGATCTTTGTTAAGTACATTTTTGACTTCAGATGCCAAGCCTTGTGAGAGTTTTGGCTAGTGAATACTTTACTTGTAGGCACTATCCCTGAGCTATTTTATAAAGGTCAATTAACTCTGCCTCTGAATCACTGGTCATATCACTGCCTTCTGTGGATGCCATGCCATCCACGCTGAAGACCATTTCTCACAGACAATTACTGGACATGCTTAAAATCTTACCAAGCATGGTGAAAGCTCTTTTATTGGTGTACTGCCACTTCATTTTTAGTGGATGCACAATTCCCTGGTGTCTTTCCACAGCAATGCAGGTCATTGTAAGAATCTCAGTTACAATAGCAGTGGACTGAACAAATGGAACCATCTTGCAAGCGAAGGCACCTGCAATAATCAGAAAATAAGGCATGCAACAGCTATTAACCCTAGACTCCATTGCTAAAAATAACAGACCAAGATTGCCAGATTTATTGTAACATCTAAACTGCTGAGTCACCTATTTAAGCCATTTGTCAAATGCAGCTCTCCACAGCCATTCTTTATTGTACACATCTGCAAAGCCAAGATTTCTAAGGACATACTCACTTGCTTTGTTACCAGTCTGACACTTACTCCTATTTCACTTTTGACCAAGTTTTCCATCATCTGTTTTCAGACATGTCAAGTCACAGAgccatttattatttttcattttggcaGATTACTCTGCAGTTTATGAAGGTCTGGGTGCTACCTGTCTAAAAGTTTACATTTTCTGCTGTTGCAAACACATTCCTTAAGCTTGTTTACGTATCACTCTATCTGTACACTCTGGCATTTAATGCATCATCCTGTCAAGTGAGATAAATAGAGGAGGAggcataaaaggaaaaatttaatcTCTTCATCATCCTTCTGTTCTCCAagtctccctctctgctgaTTATCTATTTATGTTAGTGGCCCTTTCCAAACCAAATGCAATTTCCTGCCTGCATTTTCTAAGTTGTACAGATTCCTATTGTGTTTATGAAGCTCCAACTTTTATTGCTGACACAGCTTTCAAAAATCCATATTCAATTCTTAACATATTAGTCATTCTCCATTACCCATTCTCAAGTCCTAACCATCTTAGAAAGTCATATAAATAATTCTGTAAAAAATCTTACTTTCATGCCCTTCCCCAATCTACTTCTCTTGAACCCATTTTTTGACCCTGAGATAATTTTCTCTGTCTCTATATCCAGAGTTCCCTTATACTCTTACAGTTCAGTTTCAGCTATTCATCTCAGCAACAGTCAGGGTTATTGTCCTTACCAGACCATTATTTATACCTTACCCAGATATAATCCATAAACCCAAAACAGCCTAAGAAGTATCCATCCAATTTTCAGTCAAGTTTTAAGATGCTACAGACATCTTAAGCAGtaacagcacagaaaagagaaaacaaacagaaaactctGAAAACTTAATCCTACCTTCCATGAAGGGAACAAGGAAACTTCTGCTTGATAGATAGGCCGGGCTAAAGCCACTCCAGTTTACAAGTAGGAACTGGTTTGCTACTGGTCTTGCCAATTCCAGttgcccaaaatccctttttctgTGGCTCCacaaagggaaggagaggacAACCAACAGTGGGTGGAAATTACACACCCTCCAAGCACATATTCAACACCAGCAACATGATGGATGTGCACACAGATCCGGATTTAACCAGAATGAAAACACACCATGCAGCCCAGTTTCAAGTTCCTTGACTGAAATCTTAGCATGGCCAGTAGGAACTGCCTGGCTGAGGATGCATTGGGCTGCATGTCTGGTTTTCACCCAATATGTACTTTTCCAGGGCATCAAGAAGACCATGACAAGACATCCTCACATCTTTTAACAACtgcaatttataaaataaaattgcccCTGCTCCTTTCCTGCCATCAGTAATGCCTAAGGAAATGCCTCCTGAAACAGAGCAAATATTTTACTAAGTCAGCATCTCATCAGTTTCTCACTACACCCAGTACAGAATGTGCTGCACATAGAGCACCAGACCCACTTTGTCAAATTCACATCCTTCACCCAGTGGGCTTAAACTTCTGTCGTGAGATAAAACCAAAAGCAAGCTCGAATCCTACCTACTCTGCACATGGCAAATGGTGAATGTGACCAAAGAGCTGGCTTTACATTTTTGCTTCGCTAAGTTAGAAGGGACTCCTGCTACTACTAATAACAAACAGAAGAGCCAAACTtgttaatgaaatattttagttCCTGTTTCACTAAGGAAATGAGTTCAACTCTGAGTGCTGAAGCTggggaaaactgaaaacaagcaaacaaacacaaaccaaaactaaaaaaaaaccccaaactttcaCCATAGGCTATTTCTTACAGTTTGAAAATGGCCAGACTTAAATCCACTCGAACTATACTTGCCTTACAGGGATTTCCCTGTAATGCACTACTCCTCTACCGAAGTCCCAGCATCCCAGGGTATTCTTAAGAAGTAAAGAAGTATCACTATTACTCAAGTAACAAAATGAGACACACTTTCACCATTAGTCTGGTGGAATTTCCAGCTGGTACCCAGCTATTCAAAGAACAAAGGGAACACCCCAAATTGGGAGACAAATCTCAAATTCCCAGATgtccacctttttttttttttacagatgtcttctcattttcttcccatCAACCACACTGTCAAAGAGCACAGACTACCACTCATTATGCCTTGAGCTGAACTCCCGGGAGAAAagactgcaaaaaaacccttaactCATCTTTTTGAAGACAAACACACGAAAAGTAAGCACTGAGGCTGTACAAAAGTAGCTAAAAGCAAAAGTCTACATAATGCCTGCAGGTTGAGCTTACTGAGCTGGACAAGTGACATTGGCACGTGCAGAAAAGGGAAGCAAAAGGATATTTTCCATTAGACACAGTTAGCTGGAATaggaacacacacacagtgtgctGAGGCACACAGCACACACTCTGGGGACTTGGAGGCCACAACAAAACAGCCACAAAGTTTTTTTATAAACAAGAAACACCATGATATTTTCAAATGAATAAGAGGTAAAAGCTAGTCAAAAAACACCTATAAACACCTATGTACCAACAGTAAAAATATAACAGAACTTCAGCTTCCCTGAAGCTTCTGATGCCACCATGCACAGGGTCTCTGGGTGTCACTGTTATTAACAATAAAATTTTCCTTCAGGACTCTGGTGCTTGCCCTGAATTGTAACTCACTACACAAATGCTTCCCGTTTTCTGAAAGCATGAGACCTTCAAGTGCCTTGAAATTCAAACCTCCATCAAGGCTAAGAGACTCTTGAGCAAGGAAGTTTATAATCCTTCACAGAAGTATTTCAAACAGATTTGTttagaggaaaaagagaaagaaataaagtgtTTAGAATGTCAGGGCCAACTGAACAGCCATCAACTTCAATGGAATTCTGACATCAACACACCTGAGATCCATCCACCATCCTTGCTGTGTTTGAATGGGATTTAATCCTGAGTCTTTGTACTTGTCAGAATAGTGAGTGTTCTTCACATCAAGCCTCTTCTTAGTTTTTAAACCCacagttttatttataaatctATTGCAGCCACGCCCAACTGCTTAGATAATTACTAGAGACTTTCTCCAGATCTTTCAATACTTTAAATTACATAACTGGTGTTTTCAAATTACAAACATTAACAGGCCTTTACAgatagaaaatgaaatttactGTGAAATAAGGTAATTATTTCAGAACAATGCATGCACATTTCACTTAATATTTAATCCATTTGTGTAGAACAGGCTTCACCTGCAGCAAGAAGAAATTGATACAGCCCCATTCTCAAGTGTCTGTTAGTTCAAAGACTCTTatggaaaaactgagaaaaaagtGCCAAATTTTATTATAAAGAAGACATGGTaagttttgaggaaaaaaaaattaattatgctACTACATCATAGAAAATACggtgaaattaaaataagacTGAGATAGGCCAAAAGCCAGCTGTATCAAACACATACATTAAAACCATTTCAAGCGAATTTTCACATTTGTGCTCAGACTTAACACAGAGTAcagaagattttaaaagaatatacTAGCTTAAATCTTTGTTACAATCCAGCTGGTAAAAATGTGGCTGTTTGGAACATGGTTTGAAGATTATATGGCtaacagacaaacaaaaagaataaaaatccaCTTCAGTGACGTTCAGTCAAGGTTACTGAAATCTCACTCCATAGGTTTTCCTAGTGCTGGGCTAAAGGCTAAAGTGCTGGGATCACCTCAAAATCACTGGAATTGCATTAATTTCTTCACTGGTGGCAGAACAGAAAAGTGTTGACTCTtctgaataatttaaataatggTAACACTTTTAATTCATACCTTAATCAAAATGTTTAAGTTTCCACACTGTTAGGCTTTCAGAGAACACTTCCAAAGGATTTTTAGTCACGACAGCATGCAGCATCTAAAACTGACCACCTtcagctgggaaagaaaatcatTTGCAGCACAACATTGGGAATGAAAATAACTAATTGCTTCTCTTTTTCAAGAGGCTAAAAGTATTCCTTATGAACTGCTTGCTCAAAACTGCATTGATTATTCAAGCAGTGGATAGTTTTCCCAACAATAACACATTCAGAGACTGCAATTATAAATGACACTCCCATAAGCATATTATGCCTTCATTATCGGACACTGTGCCTGGAACTGTGATTTAGTCATTTCAAACATCACTTCTTTTATCAGGGTTACAAAAGTAAAAGCCTGAAACCATTCTCTGATACATGTTAAATTGCTCCTTCCTCTGGTAAAAGGCTGTTGATCTTGCCCTTGCACTAGAATTACTGTCACAGCTTGTAACGAGCTCTCTCCACCTCACTTAAAGCAAGCAAGTTGATTTCTCTCCTATTTTGTAATTTGGGGCAGTCATCATCACACAGATGATACCCCTAAGGGTGTTGCATACCCGGGCAATGCATTGTTTTACATCAGTTCTTGGTATAGATGCAAGATTTAGTTCTCATCCCTCGGCAAGGAACCTTTATGGGTTCTCACACAGGGAAGTTCTCAGGTAACACACTGCTAGTCACACAACACGTGGTAAGAGAAAGCACCTTAGAGATTCAGCTGAGTAGAAGGTGCCAGTTTTTCACCAAGCCTTTAGAGAAGAGGAAGCTGTCACATCAAGAGGTACCCGATGTGACAGCAACATACAGAAGATCAACCCTTCTCCTGAGTGGCAGCTGGAGGACAGACAAGATACACGAGGGCACCTCAGTATTCAGGAGCATCTCAGATGACTCACTACTCTCAAAGTGACAGGCAAAGTCACCCTCTGACACCTGTCCTGAGAATACACATCCCAGCTGATAAGATGCAAAATTTACAATAATGTAGGACTGTGCTGGCTGTATTGTAAGCTCAGCTTGTGCCCTTATCTTTCCCCAGGACTGTTCTATTAGACAACATTAATTTAATTCTCCTGTCGGCCCAGGCAGCTCTGTAAAGACAACACTCAGCTAACCAAGCAGTGTCAGGAAACAAAGCAACTCTTGTAATATTTGACCCAGAGACAAAAGCCCAAATTTAACTCTAATAGTGCTGTCATCAGTACGACAGGACCACTACTGCTGCCTCCCACCTATGACTATATGAGAGCAAGTCCTCATCTGCTTCAGCTTGCAGCAAGACACACTACTGCTGTATGCATCCATTTACTCCCCCTTGAGCTCCCATTTCATCCTTCTTATCAATAAATGCAATCCCAGAGATCATTTATGACAAAGACAcaatcttcattttcttctgaattacAGAGAGATGAATATGCTGGATTTTCATTCAAAGCTCCCCATGAAATTACAGCCATTTCAGCTGCAAAGTTTAAATTGGGAAATTAAATCATATACTGTTCACTATTACACTTGCACAGATACACAGATCCTTAAAGACATCAGAGAAGCAAAAGCAGGACCAGTTCAAATCTATTTTTAGTCAATATGGTGCTGCTTCCAGTTGTTACCCATAAAGAGTTAAAGGGTCTGTGTTAATGCTGCTTGATCATCAGGCAAAGTGAGGCACCTGAGATTTTTAACTGCAGGTAAAGTTAAGAGTGTGCAAGTAAAAATACTATGGAAAAAGTCACAGCTTCAGCTACTCTGAAACTGTGGCTGATCTTCTGTTTGCagtcctctcctcccctctcccattCTTCTGTGGGTTTCAGAAGGGgaagaaacacaaacacacatataCAAGCATGGAAATAAAGAACCAGTTCTAAATTAAACACAAGTACAAAACATACACATCTTGGTTCACATCACCTAGTACAGATGCTTGTTTTAGTGATGAAAGTAAAACAAGATATAAAGTAACTAAAGGCTCAGAATCCCTGATCAGTTTCTAGCACCAGGTGTCTCAGGATGCACCACTTTGTCCACCGAGGATACGTCACAAGTCAAATCTCCTTTTTTATAACAGAGTTGGATCTTGCACTACTCTGTGAAGTTGCATTACAGTGGATGAGAACAAGATTTTTTCAGACTCCAAAATGAAAGGCAAAAGGCATATTAAACCAGTTAAGCCAGCAAGGAAAAGACTCCTCCAGGACTGGTAGGCTCTGATTTGCAGTACAACTTTAATCACCACTCACACTTCACCACGTCAGCACCAGGAACCAGAC is drawn from Haemorhous mexicanus isolate bHaeMex1 chromosome 4, bHaeMex1.pri, whole genome shotgun sequence and contains these coding sequences:
- the QRFPR gene encoding pyroglutamylated RF-amide peptide receptor isoform X2; the encoded protein is MRSLNITPEQFAQLLRDNNVTREQFIALYGLQPLVYIPELPGRTKVAFVLICVLIFALALFGNCLVLYVVTRSKAMRTVTNIFICSLALSDLFIAFFCVPFTMLQNISSNWLGGAFACKMVPFVQSTAIVTEILTMTCIAVERHQGIVHPLKMKWQYTNKRAFTMLGIVWLLALIVGSPMWYVQRLEVKYDFLYEKVHVCCLEEWASPIYQKIYTTFILVILFLLPLMLMLFLYTKIGYELWIKKRVGDASVLQTIHGSEMSKISSLLGSFPCDSHDDGVW